A stretch of DNA from Catenulispora acidiphila DSM 44928:
TGGCGGTGCTGGTCGCGGTCACCCGGCAGAGCCCGTTTCATGTACTGAGCAGCTCCGTCCACGATCCGAACGGCTACGCCCACGAGATCCTCGGGGTGCAACCGCTGATCGCGGCGTTCGGCGGGGTCTTCCTGCTGATGATCGCCATGGACTTCTTCCTCAGCGGGCACGACCTGATCTGGCTGCCGTTCTTCGAGCGGCGGCTGGCCGCGTTCGGCGAGCGCTTCAAGCCGCTGGCGCTGGAAGCCTTCCAGGTGGTCGGCGTCGTGCTCTTCCTGTTCGTCGCGGCGGGGACCTTCGCGACCGACCATCCGGTGGGCGTCCCGATCGCGGGCGTCATCGGGCTGGCCACGTACTTCACCATCAAGCGGCTCTCGGATGCCGCGGCGGACCGCAGCGAGTCGCTGGCCGACGAGGCGGACGAGACGCCACCGCAAGGCCGCCAAGCTTTGATGCTCTTCATATACCTGGAAGTCCTTGACGCCACCTTCTCCTTCGACAGCGTCATGGGTGGCTTCTCCGTCACCGTCGACATCGCGCTGTTCACCATCGGCCTGGGCATCGGCGCCGCGTATGTCCGCAGCCTGACGGTGTTCCTGGTCCGCAAGAAGACGCTCGACCGGTACGTCTACCTCGAACACGGCGCGTACTACTCGATCGGCGTGCTCGCGGTATTGCTGCTGGTGGAGATCGGCCCGGACGTGCCGGACTGGCTCGCCTCGGTCGCGGGCACCTCGATGATCGTGGCGGCCTTCATCCATTCGGCGGTGAAGGCAAAGGGGGAAGACCCGGCGGGCGCGGAGCACCCAGCGCTGAAATC
This window harbors:
- a CDS encoding DUF475 domain-containing protein, which produces MRGRDFGVAYGATLLGLVLALWLGGIRSATVVAMLAVLEVALSFDNAVVNATVLRRFDLRWQRIFLTVGVLIAVFGMRLVIPMAVLVAVTRQSPFHVLSSSVHDPNGYAHEILGVQPLIAAFGGVFLLMIAMDFFLSGHDLIWLPFFERRLAAFGERFKPLALEAFQVVGVVLFLFVAAGTFATDHPVGVPIAGVIGLATYFTIKRLSDAAADRSESLADEADETPPQGRQALMLFIYLEVLDATFSFDSVMGGFSVTVDIALFTIGLGIGAAYVRSLTVFLVRKKTLDRYVYLEHGAYYSIGVLAVLLLVEIGPDVPDWLASVAGTSMIVAAFIHSAVKAKGEDPAGAEHPALKS